In Arachis hypogaea cultivar Tifrunner chromosome 2, arahy.Tifrunner.gnm2.J5K5, whole genome shotgun sequence, a genomic segment contains:
- the LOC112737864 gene encoding cytochrome P450 94A2, translated as MELLPIAYFLLFLATLTWFLATTLSSSSTPKRVPPNTNIPKAYPIIGSIFAIAANKHRRIHWISDILLSSPSSSTFTLRRSLGSRQIFTADPAIVHHILKSNFPTYQKGPTLNRALGDFLGDGIFNSDGDNWKFQRQLSSHEFNTRSLRNFVETVVDAELSNRLIPILSATCNHTNTNATNTCDLQDILQRFAFDNICKIAFGYDPEYLLPSLPTTTFAKAFDDATRICSERFNSAVPLVWKIKKILNIGSENRLRTAVSEVRGLAKKIVEEKKRELEEKKTLQSVDLLSRFLVSGQNDESFVTDIVISFILAGRDTTSAALTWFFWLLASHPHVEEEVVSEIIQKNHVDGSSVYEELKDMVYTHAALCESMRLYPPVPVDTKEAANDDVLPDGTFVKKGTRLAYHIFAMGRSERIWGADWADFRPERWLRRDGEGKWAFVGVDPYSYTVFQAGPRVCLGKEMAFLQMKRVVAGILREFRVVPAVAEGVVPEYTGYLTSLMKGGFPVKIEKRR; from the coding sequence ATGGAGCTTCTTCCCATAGCTTACTTCCTTCTCTTTCTTGCAACTCTCACTTGGTTCTTAGCCACAACACTCTCTTCATCTTCAACACCCAAAAGAGTTCCACCAAACACCAATATTCCTAAAGCCTACCCTATAATTGGCTCCATCTTTGCCATCGCCGCCAACAAACACCGCCGCATCCACTGGATCTCCGACATCCTCCTCTCCTCTCCGTCCTCCTCCACCTTTACCCTCCGCCGCTCCCTTGGCTCCCGCCAGATCTTCACCGCCGACCCCGCCATCGTCCACCACATCCTCAAGTCCAATTTCCCAACCTACCAAAAAGGTCCCACCCTTAACCGCGCCCTCGGCGACTTCCTCGGTGACGGCATCTTCAACTCCGACGGCGACAACTGGAAGTTCCAGCGCCAGCTCTCCAGCCACGAGTTTAACACAAGATCCCTCCGCAACTTCGTCGAAACCGTTGTAGACGCCGAACTCTCCAACCGCCTCATCCCAATCTTATCTGCCACGTGTAATCATACCAACACTAATGCAACAAATACATGTGACTTACAAGATATCCTCCAACGCTTCGCCTTCGATAACATATGTAAGATCGCTTTCGGTTACGATCCCGAATACCTCCTCCCATCGCTTCCAACAACCACCTTCGCCAAGGCCTTCGACGACGCAACAAGAATCTGCAGCGAGAGGTTCAATTCAGCGGTGCCGCTGGTATGGAagataaagaaaatcctaaacaTAGGTTCCGAAAATAGGCTCCGAACCGCAGTGTCGGAGGTGAGAGGCTTAGCAAAGAAGATCGTAGAGGAGAAGAAGCGAGAGCTTGAAGAGAAGAAAACGCTGCAATCCGTGGATCTATTGTCGCGGTTCTTGGTTTCCGGACAAAACGACGAGTCGTTTGTAACGGACATAGTCATCAGCTTCATTCTCGCTGGGAGGGACACTACTTCCGCAGCGCTCACGTGGTTCTTCTGGCTTCTTGCTAGCCATCCGCACGTGGAGGAAGAGGTGGTTAGTGAAATTATCCAGAAGAACCACGTAGATGGTTCCTCCGTTTACGAGGAGCTAAAGGACATGGTGTATACTCACGCCGCGTTGTGCGAGAGCATGAGATTGTACCCGCCGGTGCCTGTGGATACGAAAGAGGCTGCAAACGACGACGTTTTACCTGATGGTACTTTTGTGAAGAAAGGGACACGTCTGGCGTACCATATCTTTGCGATGGGAAGGAGTGAGAGGATATGGGGCGCGGATTGGGCCGATTTCAGGCCCGAAAGGTGGTTGAGGCGGGATGGGGAGGGGAAGTGGGCTTTTGTTGGAGTTGATCCGTATAGTTATACAGTGTTTCAGGCCGGGCCTAGGGTGTGTTTGGGGAAGGAGATGGCGTTTTTGCAGATGAAGAGAGTGGTGGCGGGGATCTTAAGGGAGTTTAGGGTGGTTCCGGCGGTGGCGGAAGGGGTGGTGCCGGAGTATACTGGATACCTTACGTCGCTGATGAAAGGTGGGTTCCCAGTGAAGATAGAGAAGCGAAGATAA